From a region of the Salvelinus alpinus chromosome 2, SLU_Salpinus.1, whole genome shotgun sequence genome:
- the LOC139558136 gene encoding plexin-A2-like isoform X3, with protein sequence MGMGTCLDIGCTYCGRTKEQSWALTWWLLVLMSISLAMGQGHSVNTFQSERREWTLNHLTVHKTTGVLYVGAVNRIYKLSANLTLLISHDTGPEYDNNACYPPLIVQPCSEPLASTDNINKLLLIDYSHNRLLACGSLYQGVCKLMRQDDLFILVEPTHKKEHYLSSVNQTGTMYGVIVPSSQGQDGTLFIGTAVGGKQDYFPTISSRKLPRDPESSAMLDYELHTDFVSSLIKIPSDTLALVPRFDIYYIYGFASGNFVYFLTVQPETPENGMPAGSSPGDLFYTTRIIRLCKGDTKFHSYVSLPVGCVHKGEEYRLLQAAHLSKAGKVLARSFNISAQDDILFAVFTKGQKQYHKPLDNSALCIFTIRDVNARIKERLQSCYQGEGNLELHWLLGKDVQCTKAPVPIDDHFCGLDINQPLGGSQLVAGLTVYTETRDRLTSVISYVYNGYSVAFIGTRSGRLKKVRVDGPPEGGGQYETLTVMTEGSPILRDMAFSLDRNSLYIMSDNQMKSCD encoded by the exons ATGGGGATGGGGACCTGTTTGGATATAGGATGCACTTACTGCGGCCGTACTAAGGAGCAGTCATGGGCCCTGACGTGGTGGCTGTTGGTCCTGATGTCTATCTCCCTAGCAATGGGCCAAGGTCATTCCGTCAACACTTtccagtcagagaggagagagtggaccCTGAACCACCTGACAGTGCACAAGACCACTGGTGTTCTCTATGTTGGTGCTGTGAACCGGATCTACAAGCTGTCTGCCAACCTGACACTTCTGATCTCCCACGACACAGGTCCTGAGTACGACAACAACGCCTGCTACCCTCCTCTTATAGTGCAGCCCTGCTCAGAGCCCTTAGCATCCACTGACAACATTAACAAACTGCTGCTCATAGACTACTCCCACAACCGCCTGCTGGCCTGTGGCAGCCTCTACCAGGGAGTCTGCAAGCTGATGCGACAGGACGACCTGTTTATCCTGGTAGAGCCCACTCACAAGAAAGAGCATTACCTCTCCAGTGTCAACCAGACAGGCACCATGTATGGTGTCATCGTGCCCTCCTCGCAGGGCCAGGACGGCACCCTTTTCATCGGCACAGCCGTGGGTGGGAAGCAGGACTATTTCCCCACCATCTCCAGCCGTAAGCTGCCCCGCGACCCAGAGTCCTCTGCCATGCTGGACTACGAGCTCCACACAGACTTTGTCTCCTCTCTCATTAAGATCCCCTCTGACACGCTAGCTCTGGTCCCGCGCTTTGACATCTACTACATCTACGGCTTTGCCAGCGGGAACTTTGTCTACTTCCTGACCGTGCAGCCAGAGACCCCAGAGAATGGGATGCCAGCTGGCAGTTCCCCTGGTGACCTGTTCTACACAACCCGCATCATACGCCTCTGCAAAGGGGACACAAAGTTCCACTCGTATGTGTCTTTGCCAGTGGGCTGTGTACACAAGGGAGAGGAGTATCGCCTCCTACAGGCCGCCCACCTGTCTAAGGCAGGGAAGGTATTGGCCAGGTCCTTCAACATCAGTGCCCAGGATGACATCCTCTTTGCTGTGTTCACCAAGGGTCAGAAGCAGTACCACAAGCCTCTGGACAACTCCGCCCTGTGTATCTTTACCATCCGAGACGTCAACGCCCGCATCAAAGAGCGCCTGCAGTCCTGCTACCAGGGAGAGGGCAACCTGGAATTGCACTGGCTGCTGGGAAAGGACGTGCAGTGCACCAAGGCG CCTGTGCCTATCGATGATCACTTCTGTGGGCTGGATATCAACCAGCCCCTTGGGGGCTCCCAGCTGGTAGCTGGCCTGACGGTGTATACTGAGACCAGGGACAGGCTGACCTCTGTCATCTCCTACGTCTATAATGGCTACAGCGTGGCTTTTATCGGAACCAGGAGTGGCAGACTGAAGAAG GTCCGAGTGGATGGGCCTCCTGAGGGCGGGGGGCAGTATGAGACCCTGACCGTGATGACAGAAGGTAGTCCTATCCTCCGAGACATGGCCTTCTCTCTGGACCGCAACTCTCTCTACATCATGTCTGACAATCAG